The genomic stretch GCAGATAGGAATGCCGGGTTGAGGAGAAGCGACCAGAGACGGCAACCTCCGTGTGCCGCCTGCCCGTCACAGCAGCGATGCCCACCGCCAATGTTTCCGGCTCCTGTGCTTGCAGTAGTTGCTCTGCCTTTCCCAAATAGCGATCGGGGTTGAAAGGCTGGGGGTTGTCCTGACGTTCGTTGTTGCCGATGTTGGTTTGTTTCCGGTTAGAGAGGTAAACGGAATTGTCATAGCGCATCAAGTCAAACGCGAGATGCTGAAGTGCCTGGATCGGCTTCCCCGTCCGTTTGCGCCCCTTGAACATAAAAGAGGTGGCATCGGTCATCGGTAGCTTGCCCGCCTCGGTTGCTTGGGCTATAGCCGTTCGGTACTTGCTCAAGTAGTTGACCGTGCTGTTTGTGCCCTTGCCGTAACCCAACTCCAGCAGTTCGATCTCATCCTGGCACAGTTGCTCTATTGCCTCAGCCGATAGGAGGGATTGCAGCCGATCGATAAAAGCTTGCACCAGGAAGTCCCGCTCCTGGGTGCTGAGTTTTTGCCTGTCCCCGCGCTGGAGGCGATCGTGATAGTTGCTAATAATCTCATCCCGATTCATATTGATGCTCTCGTATTCATATACATATTATATATGCATACTCAACTTATACACAACAGGATAAACGGACGATCGCTCCCTTCTGAGGCGCAGCCCAAACCGTTCCATGCTGGAGACGATCGTGGAACGGGCAGGACGATCCGGCTTCACCGCAGCATAAGAGGCGATCGCCCCTTACTCTGTGCAATAGTGCAGCAACAAGCGACAGCGCAGCCCTAAGCCGACCCACCTGCGGCATATCGTGGGGCGATCGTTTCACGCTACGACCTAGAGTGCCTCGACAGGCGATCGCCGCAGAAAGCCCAGTGCTTATCGAAGCTCTCATCCTTGTACCACTGATACAAATTGCTTATACGCCCTTGTTCTGTATATGCAATTCGATTTGATGTTTGTATTCATATACGCATATAGGACAAAATCTCTTATGTGTATAATATAGGACGGCGATCGTTGTATATATCCACAAAACACTATAACGTTCACACAGTAATACTTTCAACAATTTCGCTGTCTGTTTGCCTGCATTTATACATATACAAACACAAGAAGCGATCGCCTTTTATACATAAGATATTTGTATATATAAGAATATGCTATATGCGATCTTGTGTATTAGTATACGTATATGTAATATAGAATTCTATATTACATATACGTATACTAATACACAAGATCGCATATAGCATATTCTTATATATACAAATATCTTATGTATAAAAGGCGATCGCTTCTTGTGTTTGTATATGTATAAATGCAGGCAAACAGACAGCGAAATTGTTGAAAGTATTACTGTGTGAACGTTATAGTGTTTTGTGGATATATACAACGATCGCCGTCCTATATTATACACATAAGAGATTTTGTCCTATATGCGTATATGAATACAAACATCAAATCGAATTGCATATACAGAACAAGGGCGTATAAGCAATTTGTATCAGTGGTACAAGGATGAGAGCTTCGATAAGCACTGGGCTTTCTGCGGCGATCGCCTGTCGAGGCACTCTAGGTCGTAGCGTGAAACGATCGCCCCACGATATGCCGCAGGTGGGTCGGCTTAGGGCTGCGCTGTCGCTTGTTGCTGCACTATTGCACAGAGTAAGGGGCGATCGCCTCTTATGCTGCGGTGAAGCCGGATCGTCCTGCCCGTTCCACGATCGTCTCCAGCATGGAACGGTTTGGGCTGCGCCTCAGAAGGGAGCGATCGTCCGTTTATCCTGTTGTGTATAAGTTGAGTATGCATATATAATATGTATATGAATACGAGAGCATCAATATGAATCGGGATGAGATTATTAGCAACTATCACGATCGCCTCCAGCGCGGGGACAGGCAAAAACTCAGCACCCAGGAGCGGGACTTCCTGGTGCAAGCTTTTATCGATCGGCTGCAATCCCTCCTATCGGCTGAGGCAATAGAGCAACTGTGCCAGGATGAGATCGAACTGCTGGAGTTGGGTTACGGCAAGGGCACAAACAGCACGGTCAACTACTTGAGCAAGTACCGAACGGCTATAGCCCAAGCAACCGAGGCGGGCAAGCTACCGATGACCGATGCCACCTCTTTTATGTTCAAGGGGCGCAAACGGACGGGGAAGCCGATCCAGGCACTTCAGCATCTCGCGTTTGACTTGATGCGCTATGACAATTCCGTTTACCTCTCTAACCGGAAACAAACCAACATCGGCAACAACGAACGTCAGGACAACCCCCAGCCTTTCAACCCCGATCGCTATTTGGGAAAGGCAGAGCAACTACTGCAAGCACAGGAGCCGGAAACATTGGCGGTGGGCATCGCTGCTGTGACGGGCAGGCGGCACACGGAGGTTGCCGTCTCTGGTCGCTTCTCCTCAACCCGGCATTCCTATCTGCTCACCTTCGACGGGCAACTCAAAAAGGCTGATCCTATCGCGTACACGATTCTCACCCTACTTCCGGCTCAAGCAGTGCTGGAGGCGATCGATCGCTTTAGAGCCTTTCCCCAGGTGCAAGCACTAGCCGGACTCACCAGTGCCGACCGGGAAGTGGCGGCTTTTCGGGCAAGGGTCAACACCAGAGTTAGACATCATTTTCAGGACTCCCAAATCCTGCCGCTGCTACCAGGGTTTGGGAGTGTCAGCGTTCACAGGCTTCGGGCGGCTTATGCACGGGTGGCGATTCACTACTGGCTGCCAGGGCAGGGGGTGAATGAGCAGCGATGGTTGCAGTTCTATCTGGGGCACGTCACCCCTGGGGAGATGCGCGATGCCGCTAACAGCAATTCCGCCTCCCACTATTTCGGCTATTGCCTGGTGAACGACCAGGGTAAGCCGATCACGGTGACGGGCATCAAGCTCATGGCGAACCCGCTGCCCAGTCTCTCCGATCGCCAGGTGCAGCAGCAGCAGGCAGCGAACGACCGCTTGGACTCGGACACCACAGAACTAGACTTTACCCGCCCAGAGGAAGCAGTTATGTCTCCCACACAGCACGAAGTTGAAGAAGTTGCCATAGACCTGCAAACCTTACCGGAAAAAGAATCTCTGCCATCCTCGACGACGCAAGAGCCGACCGAAGCTGCACCGGCTGCTCACCAGCCCAGCAAGCCGAAGCGCAGCAAACCCCGCTATCGGGAGTTGCGGGTAAATCTGGTAGATCTGTCTGCCGCTGCCGATCGTCTCGGTCTTGACTCCTCCGGTAGAACAGGCTATCAATCCCTGCTCGATCGGGTGCTACTAACCGTCCCCTCCGCTCCGACTGAGCAGGCAATACCTGACCCCAATCATCTCCTGGCTCCCCTGTTACAGGAACTCGCGGCTATCAAACAGCAGGTATCTGTCGGTCAGCAAGCCGAAGAACTGGAGCAGTTACGCCAGCAAACCGAACAACAACAGCAGGAAATCGACCGCCTCCGCACCGAACTCCAGACCGCGCACGATCGCCTTGCTCAAATTGCCGCCGCCGCTCAAGGACTGGCAGGAGTTCAACTTACGCCAGTCCCCCAACCCGCGCCAATTCAGCCGCCACCCGTCAATCAGCCACCCGTGCAACAGCCAGCACCAACGCCCCGCCCCGCTCTGGGTAGACCGTCATTCGGGAAGCTTTCACCCTCCGACCGAGTGCCGCTGGCGATCGCAGCCCTCATCCACCACAACCAAAACTGCCCTCCCCACGATCGCTGGTATCTGTCCGGGAACGTCATTGCCACCGCTGCTGGGGCAAACCCCGCCCTCGTCGTCACGCCCTGGCTTCAGAGTCACCCGATCGCTGTCGAACAGCTCGACCAGCACAATGCCGCAATCGGTCTCAATGCCAGAAGCAATGGTAAAGATAAAGACCGGGGACAGCTTAAACCCATTTATCAGCAGTTCATTGAGGGGAAGGCGATCGAGGAACTACGGGCGATCGTACAAAAGTTTGAGAATCAAACGGACTGAAATAGCTGACAACTCTACATTAGGCAAAGTAAGTTTCTACGTTAAGGGTTCCAGTCGCGATCGAAGAGATGCCCGTAACATCAATCACCAAATCACGGTGAGGTGAAAAATTGACACCTGCGCTATTTCGAGAACGAACACTATCGTTGATAGCTAGAAAAGTGCGCCTTTTCCAAGTTAGGAACACTGCCTCGTTTGCTTCAAGCTTTTGCTTGCCCCGTTGCCGTTGATTCTTGTCCTGGAAAGCCGATTGAATGGCGTTCTCTAATCGACGACCTCGCTGATGCCCAGCATTAAACAAGCCGCGAGGTTGCTCGACCGAAGATGGGTTTGCGTCGAAATTAAGCACAATCCTATCGCCCTCGGTCGGATTCAAGTCAATGAGGCGTTCGAGGTTAGGCAAGATAGAATTGCGCTGCTGCTTTGCCAGACTTCCCACGTTGTAGACGAAGCGATCAGCACCAGCCCCCCCGCTCAAAATATCTCTACCTGTACCCCCGACCAAGTGATCGTCACCGCCGTTACCGAGCAGCATATCGTTACCCGCTTGACCCAGCAAAATATCTGCTGCCTCACTGCCTTCCAACCGATCAGATTGCGGGGTACCGACAAAGGTTTGCGGCAGGGGCTGCACGGGAGAGCGGTCGGCTTGAGCCTGATCACGACGATTGAAATCGGTGCCAGGAATGCCACCAGAACTGCCGCCAGGATTACTACCACCGCTGCCAGGATTGCTACCGGTCCCGTTATTGCCAGAAGCTTCAGACCCGCTTGTACTGCCATTGCGATCGGAGTGATTGTCAGTAATGACAAGCTCAAACTCATCGCTAACCAATTCGCTCGCCTGATCTATAGCAATGATTCTGAGATTGAGTCGCCCTGCACTTCCCTGAGGAGGGGTTCCACTCAAAGTACGTGTGGCTGCGTCAAAGCGAAGCCACGCAGGAAGCGGACTTCCATTTGCAAGCGTAGCACTCAGGGTCAGTGCATCGATCGCGTCTGTGTCGTTAAAAGTATCGCTTGGCAGGGTAAGGCTAAACAATGTTTCCACTGCGGCAACCTGATCTGGAATTGCCTTTGTTAGGACAGGAGCATCGTTGGTATTGGTAACGGTTAAGTTGAAAGTGTTGCTGACCGCATCACCCGCTCGATCGGTGGCGGTTATCCTGACACTGATTGTCCCCACGTTCTCATTCGATGCCGTACCGCTCAGGGTTCGAGTTACAGCATCAAATCGCAGCCAGTCTGGAAGAACTCGCCCATCTGCCAGCGTTGCGGTATAGGTAAGACGATCTCCCGGATCGGGGTCTGCGAAGCTGTTGGTTGAAATAGTGAAGCGAAATGCGGCATCTTCTGCTGCTATTTGGTTTGCAATCGGAGCCACGATAGTTGGAGCAGCATTCAGTGAGTCGATCGTCCTGGACAGGTCCAACGTCCAAAGCTCTGCACCATCAGTTCGACTACCCGCTGAGAGATAAAGCCTGCCGTTTTCAAAGCCGAGGACGAAAAGATCAGAATTATCCGCACCTGGATTAAAGTCAATCACCCGTTCTGGCTGGTTCGTACTCGGATTAATGCGCCACAGCGATCGTCCATTCGCACGAGTGTAGGCACTAAAGTAGAGTGTGCCGTTGACATTCGTCAGACTGTGAGGAGAAGAACCGTCTACTCCTAGTTCGATTTCGAGTCGGACTAAATCACCCGTGGTTGGGTCAACCCGCCACAGTTCATTGCCATTTGCACGATTGAAGGCACTGAAGTAGAGCGTACCGTTAACGTTAGTGAAATTGGAGAACGAAGGTGTTCCTCCGAATGCTTCTATTTCAAGCCGTTCCAGGTTGCCTGTCGTTGGATGAACTCGCCACAGTTCATTACCGTTAACAACAAAGTAGAGCGTGCCGTTAACGTTAGTGAGATTGTAGCCATCAGTCGCCCCTATCAATGATGGATTTCCAGTCGTCGGGTCAAGCTTCCACAGTTCTCCTCGATTGGCAATGAGGTACAGAGTGCCATTGACATTCGTTATTTCTTGTGGAGAAGAAAGGACGGCTCCTGAAGCAGTTTCGATTCGTGCCGCGTTTCCGGTCGTCAAGTCAAACTTCCACAGCTCTCTGCCTCCTGCGTTGTTAGAAACACTAAGGTAGTCGGTGCCGTTGACGTTGATAAGGGTGTGAAAACTGGAACCGTCTCCTCTTGGATCGATACGGGTAAGTCGTACCGGGGTGTCTGTGGTTGGGTCAAGCTTCCACAATTCTAGTTCGCTGGCTTTGTTGTAGGCAGCAAAGTACAAGGTGCCGTTAATGTTGCCAATAAGACCGTTAATGTTGCCGAAAGAGCTAGGAGAGGAACTGTCCGTCCCTGGTTCAATTTCGATTAATACCGGATTGCCTGTTGCAGGATTAATTTTCCACAGTTCTTCTCTGTTCGCTCGGCTGCGGGCAATAAAATAGAGCGTGCCGTTGACGTTGACGAAGCTGTGGGGAGAAGACCCCGTTGCACCGGGTTCAATGTCAAGCAGCTCCACGTTACCGGTCGTCGCGTTAATCCGCCACAGTTCCTGTCCTGTAACACTGCTATTCGCCCGGAAGTACAGTGTGCCATTGACGTTGATGGAATTTTCAGGCAGGAAGAAATCGACTTCCCAACCAAGGT from Leptolyngbya ohadii IS1 encodes the following:
- a CDS encoding protelomerase family protein codes for the protein MNRDEIISNYHDRLQRGDRQKLSTQERDFLVQAFIDRLQSLLSAEAIEQLCQDEIELLELGYGKGTNSTVNYLSKYRTAIAQATEAGKLPMTDATSFMFKGRKRTGKPIQALQHLAFDLMRYDNSVYLSNRKQTNIGNNERQDNPQPFNPDRYLGKAEQLLQAQEPETLAVGIAAVTGRRHTEVAVSGRFSSTRHSYLLTFDGQLKKADPIAYTILTLLPAQAVLEAIDRFRAFPQVQALAGLTSADREVAAFRARVNTRVRHHFQDSQILPLLPGFGSVSVHRLRAAYARVAIHYWLPGQGVNEQRWLQFYLGHVTPGEMRDAANSNSASHYFGYCLVNDQGKPITVTGIKLMANPLPSLSDRQVQQQQAANDRLDSDTTELDFTRPEEAVMSPTQHEVEEVAIDLQTLPEKESLPSSTTQEPTEAAPAAHQPSKPKRSKPRYRELRVNLVDLSAAADRLGLDSSGRTGYQSLLDRVLLTVPSAPTEQAIPDPNHLLAPLLQELAAIKQQVSVGQQAEELEQLRQQTEQQQQEIDRLRTELQTAHDRLAQIAAAAQGLAGVQLTPVPQPAPIQPPPVNQPPVQQPAPTPRPALGRPSFGKLSPSDRVPLAIAALIHHNQNCPPHDRWYLSGNVIATAAGANPALVVTPWLQSHPIAVEQLDQHNAAIGLNARSNGKDKDRGQLKPIYQQFIEGKAIEELRAIVQKFENQTD
- a CDS encoding DUF4347 domain-containing protein — its product is MIVQPLVRPEQSPSSRPSLETGRSIVIIDTALADYQSLFAGVTPSYEVYLVNANQCGVAQITEMLRQQSGIAQLHLLSHGSAGELLLGKSVLSLETLPAHAVQLQTWRSALSQSAEILLYGCEVAQGDRGQQFVQQLSKLTGASIAAASTKIGNSSLGGTWTLDTVIGTVTGSLASQPIAIEAYAGILSSNPVQYNLNPSTQSAFPRHLINVDGTLYFTASPDGDEFSWERELWKLDPTTDRLVRIELEPGVYSFSPTHFARINSTVYFAATNSTNGREIWKIDPAIDAPVRLTDIEPGTGSSSPTNLTNVNGTLYLVATNSATGRELWKLDPTTGASERLTDIEPGAGNSSPSDLTNVNGTLYFVATNSASGRELWKLDPSSGTPVRLTEIEPGAASSDLFNLTNVNGTLYFIAVDRRSERHLWKVDPVTGSPVRVESASGGSIAGVRNLTNVNGTLYFVARQGIGGNELWKVDPTTGDPVQVDFEPRVSSSSLEHLTNVNGTLYFFSISSASGQGLWKIDPVTGNPARVELAPGSFISSSPRMTNVNGTLYFNVISANGNELWRIDPATGNPMRVNVELGANIFLPQPLTTVNGTLYTVATNRDIGQELWRLDLTTGNQSLIDINTHGVGSSPANLININGTLYFAATDAATGRELWRIDPTTGNPIRITDIEPGPAGSFPANFVNINGTLYFSANRLDPSSGANRRELWRVDPATGNPIRVEVHPGVGISRPRVNLGWEVDFFLPENSINVNGTLYFRANSSVTGQELWRINATTGNVELLDIEPGATGSSPHSFVNVNGTLYFIARSRANREELWKINPATGNPVLIEIEPGTDSSSPSSFGNINGLIGNINGTLYFAAYNKASELELWKLDPTTDTPVRLTRIDPRGDGSSFHTLINVNGTDYLSVSNNAGGRELWKFDLTTGNAARIETASGAVLSSPQEITNVNGTLYLIANRGELWKLDPTTGNPSLIGATDGYNLTNVNGTLYFVVNGNELWRVHPTTGNLERLEIEAFGGTPSFSNFTNVNGTLYFSAFNRANGNELWRVDPTTGDLVRLEIELGVDGSSPHSLTNVNGTLYFSAYTRANGRSLWRINPSTNQPERVIDFNPGADNSDLFVLGFENGRLYLSAGSRTDGAELWTLDLSRTIDSLNAAPTIVAPIANQIAAEDAAFRFTISTNSFADPDPGDRLTYTATLADGRVLPDWLRFDAVTRTLSGTASNENVGTISVRITATDRAGDAVSNTFNLTVTNTNDAPVLTKAIPDQVAAVETLFSLTLPSDTFNDTDAIDALTLSATLANGSPLPAWLRFDAATRTLSGTPPQGSAGRLNLRIIAIDQASELVSDEFELVITDNHSDRNGSTSGSEASGNNGTGSNPGSGGSNPGGSSGGIPGTDFNRRDQAQADRSPVQPLPQTFVGTPQSDRLEGSEAADILLGQAGNDMLLGNGGDDHLVGGTGRDILSGGAGADRFVYNVGSLAKQQRNSILPNLERLIDLNPTEGDRIVLNFDANPSSVEQPRGLFNAGHQRGRRLENAIQSAFQDKNQRQRGKQKLEANEAVFLTWKRRTFLAINDSVRSRNSAGVNFSPHRDLVIDVTGISSIATGTLNVETYFA